The following nucleotide sequence is from Apium graveolens cultivar Ventura chromosome 4, ASM990537v1, whole genome shotgun sequence.
aatattatatctttacaattaaaataatttcaaaattaagAGTTAATCCTCTGTCGTTCCAGTTTAATGAGTTCGATTCCCGCTCATCTCAAGAATTTCTTAGAACATATACTCATTTGTAAGGTTATAAatcatatttgtcaaaaaaatgATTTCAAACTTATTACTCTTTCCGTCACGCCGGATTCTTTATATTGGGAGACGGGGGATCAACAACATTTTAAGGCTCCTGTACATCATAATTTcctaaataatttaaaatattttttttcttttaaataaaaatataatatttaaacttttatacaggaaaagaaaattttaaaaataaattataaaactatAATTTATATAATAACCTTAAAAAGAATATAGTGACCCGGAGGGAGTAACAAATTTCGAAAGTGCGAAGATTGAAAGGTTAGGTCAGTTTTTGGCGCTAATATAAaaaaatttgtaattttttttctGATTAAGATGGTTGTTTCGGTTTTGCGTTTCTTAAATATTTAAACTTTGATCACCGGGGTGATCAAATatatgcataacaataacacaacTACAAGAAAACTTTAACCAGACACAGCAAATATATCCATTTTTAGGTTTGTTATTCATATTAGGTTTATAAAAGATCTATATATTTAATATGATCCATTTTAATTATAGAAACTTTGCAATACAATTATAAATATGAATTGTATTATTTATGATaagtttttaatacaaatttgaagtaaactttaaattttgacaaatctatttataaaaataatctcataaaatatataatataaaaataactTAGGTAACGAAAGTAATATATAAATAActtaatttttcagaattatattattcaattttaaatataattttatttatttattttattaaataatttttgaaatatccGTGTGCAAAGCACGGGTTATAAACTAATAACTTGAATATTCAAACTTTGATCACCGGGGTGATCAAATATATGCATAACAACAACACAACTATACAACAAAACTTTAACTAGACACAGCAATTCAATGTGGCCTAACCGCAGACCAGAACACGTACATTTTCATTACACCAGAAAGTTCAACGCCGAGACGAATTCGTGGAGAAGAATGGCACGTAATTAGTCCTTGAGAGTCATATATCAGATTCTTAACAAGTCAATTCTAATTACCAACAGTATTACAACAAGACTAAACATTTGAATTGTTGATACATATGAAGCAACGCTGCATGCTTCATTGAACTGTCACTTTCAGATAGTGACAGTAGGTAAGGAAAACAAGGTATAGTTCATTTATACGTAAATGATCCCGTCACTCTAAAACCTCAGAAGGTGTCAGAGAAATGTCCATGTCCGAGTCCTTTGCCAGCCTGAGCTCTCATACCATGTTAATGAACCAGTCGCTATAAAACCTCAAGGTGTTAGAGGAAGACTCTTCCAGGATCGTATACGATATCTCTCGTGATGTAGATGCCTATAAATTAGGTCGAGCTGGGGATATGTTATAGCCACATTGGATCAACTAAACATAAAAAGAACTCAAGCTTATTTGCTCTTTACGTACTTCAAATATTTTGTTTCTCTCAGAATTTTTCTTAGACATCTCTTTCGTATTATCAAATGGAGAGACTATCATCTTTGCTTCAAATCCAGCCCCCAACTTACGGGAACCTAATTACAGTTCTCAGTATCGATGGAGGTGGTATTCGAGGCCTCATTCCTGCCACAATTCTCGAGTTTCTCGAGTCCCAGCTTCAGGTAATCAATCGACAATTTTTTTTTGATTACTAGTTAACACTTCTTTATAAGTTGCCTAGCTGTGTTGGAAGGCGAAGAAAAATGTGCAGAACGATAAATATCAAATACGTACTTTTGACATCATGTGTTTCGGATTGTATCAGGAGATAGATGGTGAAGAAGCCAGACTTGCTGATTACTTTGATGTCATCGGAGGCACGAGCACTGGTGGTCTCGTAACAGCCATGCTAACTGTCCCTGATGAAAACAAGCGTCCACTTTTTGCTGCTAAAGATATCAAGCCTTTTTATCTCCAACACTGCCCTAAAATATTCCCACAGAGAAGGTAATATATCCAACTAATTAAGACTCTGTTTGagattgctgttaaaaattgcttgctgttgtaaaaatcagatgactgtttggtaattttctgatATGTATATgtttgatgcaaaaaattaaaaataataatgttTTTGATAAGATTTGAAGGTGAAATAAGTATCTGTTTCCCGCAAAAGCTGAAAAGCAACTCGTTCCAAAAGCATGGGGAACTTTTCTCCAACAATAACTTTTAGGTCTAAACCACTCTTCCAAAAAGTAACTTTGtaattttaccaaacagttttttaactgcTTTTCGGCAAAAAACTATGATTCCTATCAGAAACAGTAATACCAAACACATCCTAAGTAATGCTGCTTGAAGAAAACACGAAAAGGTGATTAACAGAGCATCTGGTTTCAGTATCAGGGGCATATTTGGTTTGATCAGGAGTGTATTCAAACTATTTTCGGGTCCCAAGTATGACGGAAAATACCTTCATGATGTTGTAAGAGAAAAGCTAAGAGAGACTAAGCTGCATCAAACACTGACAAATGTGGTTATTCCAACTTTCGATATCAAGCGTTTGCAACCCACAATCTTCTCGACTTATGAGGTCAGCTAATGATCATTAGTACACACCTTTTTGTTTCCGTATAATATGTACCTTATACTTGAGGATCATGTATTGATGATATGATCTTATATCCAACTGCAGGCCAAGAAGAACCCGTGCTTCGATGCTGGACTATCTGATATATGCATTAGTACCTCTGCAGCTCCAACTTACCTTCCTGCATATAATTTTGATACCTGTGACAGTGAAGGGAATGTTCGTGAATTCAATCTCATAGACGGCGGTGTTGCAGCCAATAACCCGGTATGTATACACTCTGTTATCGAATTcggccgatttttcaaaaatcactGATAAATCGCTCAAAATTAGGTCAAAAATATtggtttttttttgaaaataccTAAGTCTAAAAACATTTTTACAAAAATAttgtcatttttttaaaaaatttgcaaaaatactatttttcatttttttttgcaaaaatacggtttTTTGGCAACTGAAATTAAACTGCATGCAAGATTTGACGAGTTTCTGCAACTATATGCAATCTCAAATCAACCAAAAAAACTTTATTCAATTAGTTGCATATCTGGTTGATTTTGGTTTATTCCATATTTTTGCAAAAAGAATCAGAAGGtagtaaaatcgcaaaaaaacttaaaaaattagtatttttggtaaattttcaaaaatatttatccGATTTGACCGATTTCCGTAAATCGCAGATAAATCatccgataaatcgtaaatcaACCGAATAATTCCGATTTCCGAAATCTTTAGCACTGCTGTGTATACATGAATCTAGCCATTTAGCAATGAAGTAACGAAAATTCTAACATTTTTTCCCCACCAGACATTGGTTGCCATGACTGAAGTAACGAAACAGATATTCGATGGAAATCCAGATTTTTTCCCAATAAAGCCTGTGGACTATGGTCGGTTTCTGATAGTTTCAGTAGGAACAGGCTCTGCAAAGATCGAACAGAAATATGATGCGAAAAGTGCAGCCAAATGGGGAGTTTTGGGATGGTTGCTTCATCATGGATCAACTCCATTGGTGGATGTCTTCACTCAAGCTAGCAGTGATATGGTTGATTACCATCTTTCTGTTGTTACTCAGGCTCTTCATTGCGAAGCAAACTATCTCCGAATTCAGGTAACATTCGATTAAAACGAAGCATGTTAACTGAAATTCTTTGATCAAACACATTTTTAAATGTATTCGATATTCAGGAGGACACGTTGACAGGAATCGACTCATCAGTCGATATATCTACTAAAGAAAACTTGGAAAAACTAGTCGGAATTGGAGAGAATCTGTTGAATAAACCAGTTTCCAGAATAAATTTGGACAATGGAGCTTATGAGAAAGTCGAAAATGGTGGAACTAATGCAGAAGAATTGAAAAGGTTCTAATGCCTATTTAACCATGTTCTGATATATGTTTGTTCAAGCCTCCGAGGGCTGATCTAGTAAATGGCGCCCGGGGACACTTGTCCATCCTAAAATCAAATTTTACGTTTCTGTGTCTTCCCAAAATTTACCCCGTCTCCCCCGGAGAAAAATCGATATATTCCCCCTCCCATGTGTGTGTTTGTGTCTGATCGGTAGCTAACTAGGCTAGACTTACACTTGCAGGTTTGCGAAATTGCTGTCGCAGGAAAGGAGATTAAGAGAGCTAAGATCTCCACACACCAACAAAGCTTTGAAGTCTGAGGGTCATCAGCTCATAATTAACTAGGCTAACCATGAATGTTACCATAGCTCCTCCAATGTTGCCATCATTTAGGGTTATTAGTTGATTAATGATTATGTTATTTATTCAAAAGACTTGTGTAAAATTCATAGTGCAGTATATGTTATGATCATAGATTTCAGATCAGTGTACCC
It contains:
- the LOC141717326 gene encoding patatin-like protein 2 produces the protein MERLSSLLQIQPPTYGNLITVLSIDGGGIRGLIPATILEFLESQLQEIDGEEARLADYFDVIGGTSTGGLVTAMLTVPDENKRPLFAAKDIKPFYLQHCPKIFPQRSIRGIFGLIRSVFKLFSGPKYDGKYLHDVVREKLRETKLHQTLTNVVIPTFDIKRLQPTIFSTYEAKKNPCFDAGLSDICISTSAAPTYLPAYNFDTCDSEGNVREFNLIDGGVAANNPTLVAMTEVTKQIFDGNPDFFPIKPVDYGRFLIVSVGTGSAKIEQKYDAKSAAKWGVLGWLLHHGSTPLVDVFTQASSDMVDYHLSVVTQALHCEANYLRIQEDTLTGIDSSVDISTKENLEKLVGIGENLLNKPVSRINLDNGAYEKVENGGTNAEELKRFAKLLSQERRLRELRSPHTNKALKSEGHQLIIN